A window of the Fusarium poae strain DAOMC 252244 chromosome 3, whole genome shotgun sequence genome harbors these coding sequences:
- a CDS encoding hypothetical protein (BUSCO:28155at5125) has product MDDNISTFMAITGASTDVARSFLEMTAGNVERAIELFFENPDLVSGVGAGLSSTNQPAGSAAQPGRSNVGRQDSAGVIHIDSDDDQDMQLDDFSDNDDNGRAAAAQAAAIAQEEEDAAMAKRLQEELYQGPGSGGNPDDVRAPIARTTETLVAPGWGGGEHDDGMEAAFLEELRQRRRQNPPNRAGGPFSQQIWTDPERRSAPSTSNENGAHARRLEDLFRPPYDLMARMGWDDARTLGKEDKKWIMVNLQDMNDFNCQALNRDIWKDKAVKEIVGENFIFLQYDKDFPDAQEFLTFYFPNESHQNPDNYPHVSIIDPRTGEQVKVWTGRPFPSAEDFHAELAEFLDRYSLAANSKNPVAKATARKQRVDVERMTEDEMLEMALKNSLEGGSGSRGSSTPNLHDPDALTKSPAPEEMGKGKEPEAPVEQSPWAKISGTNPHTEPEANPTTTTRIQFRHPTGRVIRRFNLDDQVRRIYEWLKAEPLEGKEGVEFELKKMPAGQDLMESLDATIADTGLKQGTVMIEFIED; this is encoded by the exons ATGGACGACAACATTTCCACCTTTATGGCCATTACTGGCGCAAGTACTGATGTTGCCCGCAGCTTTCTTGAAATGACTGCTGGCAACGTTGAGCGCGCAATCGAACTGTTCTTCGAGAACCCCGACTTGGTTTCTGGTGTAGGAGCCGGTCTTTCTTCAACAAATCAGCCAGCTGGATCTGCTGCACAGCCAGGGAGAAGCAACGTTGGCAGACAAGACTCGGCAGGTGTTATTCACATCGATAGCGACGATGACCAAGATATGCAACTCGACGACTTTAGTGACAATGATGACAACGGCCGAGCGGCTGCAGCCCAGGCGGCTGCTATAGCgcaagaagaggaggatgcaGCCATGGCCAAGCGCCTCCAAGAAGAGCTATACCAAGGGCCTGGATCAGGAGGAAATCCGGACGATGTGCGGGCTCCAATTGCTCGAACTACCGAGACATTGGTGGCACCTGGTTGGGGTGGCGGCGAGCATGACGATGGGATGGAAGCGGCCTTTCTTGAGGAGCTGAGACAACGGCGGCGGCAAAATCCAC CCAATCGTGCAGGAGGACCATTCTCCCAGCAAATATGGACCGACCCCGAACGACGCTCCGCCCCATCGACGTCGAACGAGAACGGCGCTCATGCGAGACGACTGGAAGATCTGTTCCGTCCACCTTATGACTTAATGGCACGaatgggatgggatgacGCGCGTACTCTGGGCAAGGAGGACAAGAAGTGGATCATGGTTAACCTCCAGGATATGAACGACTTTAACTGCCAGGCTCTGAACCGCGATATTTGGAAGGACAAGGCCGTGAAGGAAATTGTCGGAGAAAACTTCATCTTCCTTCAGTATGATAAGGACTTTCCTGACGCACAGGAATTTTTGACATTCTATTTCCCAAACGAATCTCACCAGAACCCCGACAACTACCCTCACGTCTCCATTATTGACCCTCGAACTGGCGAGCAGGTCAAGGTGTGGACAGGCAGACCTTTCCCTTCTGCAGAGGACTTCCATGCCGAACTTGCTGAGTTCCTCGACCGCTACAGCCTCGCAGCCAACAGCAAGAACCCCGTTGCCAAAGCCACGGCTCGCAAACAGAGAGTCGATGTCGAGCGCATGACTGAGGATGAGATGCTGGAGATGGCTCTGAAGAACAGTTTAGAGGGCGGTTCTGGAAGTAGAGGTTCTTCAACACCCAACCTTCATGATCCTGATGCTCTGACAAAGTCTCCTGCACCGGAGGAGATGGGCAAAGGCAAGGAACCTGAGGCTCCAGTCGAGCAGAGCCCTTGGGCGAAGATCTCTGGTACCAACCCACACACAGAGCCCGAGGCTAACCCAACAACCACAACACGAATCCAGTTCCGACATCCTACTGGTCGCGTCATTCGTCGATTCAACTTGGACGATCAAGTGCGAAGAATTTACGAATGGCTCAAGGCAGAGCCTCTGGAAGGCAAGGAGGGCGTCGAGTTTGAACTCAAGAAGATGCCAGCCGGACAGGACCTCATGGAGAGTTTGGACGCGACTATTGCAGACACAGGTTTGAAGCAGGGCACAGTCATGATTGAGTTCATTGAGGACTGA